In Lycium barbarum isolate Lr01 chromosome 9, ASM1917538v2, whole genome shotgun sequence, the DNA window cgaaaatcccatagaaGATACATGTCATGCACAAttacatacacaagacaaaccgcctagaactcgtaagtcaaccgctaaaatttggaaatttatgactaaggatagagaaacccaaacagctaaatgtaccctatgtggacaaatatttacttttaagtaagaaactagtaaggatggtggaacgggtacactaaatggtcatatgagaaagaaacatatggatgtttggggacagcaaacgggttcaaatgtggggggtattcaaatgaagatagacccacgaaccggtaaatattttaagtatgacaagaaaaaagagcgtgtagaaatagctaaaatggtagcttatgattgtttaccattttcctttccttcgggtttgggatttgttacttacattcaacgttgttataatccgttatttgagggtattcctagaagtacttgtcgagcggatgttatagatttgtataaaaaatatagattttatttgcgccatgtatttaattctttaaattgtaatgtttctcttaccgctgatttgggtcttagtcttaacaaattagatttttttgctattacatgtcattgggttgatgacaactgggttatgcaaaaaagaattatagcttttttatatgataaaggaaaaggtcgtcacgatggaaaatttttagcggattcaatgtctactattatgagattttttaacatttatagaaaaacactttgtattgatttagataatgcttctaataatacaaaggcgattggtcttttaaaaagaaaacTAAACCCTCCACTAAGAAAtttttttcatgtaagatgtagttgtcacattttaaacttaattgttaaagatggtcttatgcgttttgacgattctattcaaaaagttagagacgcGGTTgcatttcttttttgtaatgctaataggggaagaattagagattttaagaatgcttgtgtggaaaataaccttagacctaggaaaattcaagtagaaattgagactaggtggaactacacttacattatgctacaacaagcatatgagtataggattcccatacaacaagttcacaataaatataatattaatagtgatgattggttaaattttacggattgggaagatgttaaggaatgtgttgaactcttagaaaatttttataatgcaactcttgctttttgttgacaattctatcccacggtaaccggaattttagcctacttagcagaaatagctagagttttacaagaatataaatataaacccggttatcaagcggctatttttgatatgacaacaaaatttaagaagtatttttttcccatcccaactttatttatattgggttctcttttaaatccttgtttaaaagtgtcttatactaaagcattggttggtcaaatttatacatttttagaaattgaagagggagttcaaccatctttagctgaagccgaaactactattgatgatgagtttagaagagtttttactcattattctagtttggaagaacatgctacacccgttggtccacgccctactacttctcaaagtagcaaaaagggcttgtcgggtttaaaagttttacattcacatccaactccttcttgtaatgcaaactttgatgaatatcacttttatttgatgcacccaaatgtggatatcaaggaactagatgagctgaacgtcttagcatggtggaagaaatacaaggaaagtcatccgatactctcaagaatggctcgagatatctttacggttcaagtatcaaccgtctcttcggaaagtgcatttagccagggaagacaacaaattggagaccatagacactcattatccggctttagcttgcaagtactagtgtgcattcgcgattggattagatcggagcgatgcaaccaaaacttagaagcggaggaaggcgaagaggaagagattgaagatttgatagcaagtggaccggaccaaatggaaaactttgaagatatctccatggccgaatatgatatgcgggaaattaaccaaatgattgagaattggtgattttattattctactatttctttgcaactcatgtattatttgcaagttaaaaaaaactacaacttgcaaataaatgttatccaagaatgaataaaatatatggctcattgaactttcttctatttacttgtgttcatatttttacttatattaagttaggaatatacctaaaatatactaagaatatacttataatatacatgatacatctacttaaattaaaaactagaaagttatatacttgaaaaataactaaaatatactaaaaatatacttataatatatatatatatatattaagttaaatatataaacttacttataaacttatataacatatgcaaatatacctacaatatactaataaatactataatatatatatactatacaaaaaaaaaaaaaaaaaaaaaaaaagaggttttggacgttttgaaccggaccggtttcgatttggggtttcaaaccggtaaaccgaaACCGGTGTCAGGTTCCGGTTTTtagaccggaaaccggccggttttatAACCGGTtgccggtccggttccggttcaaACCGATTGACACCCTTGGGAGTATAATGTAACCTCCTATAAAAAAAGGAGTTCATTAAATAAGCAAATACAATATTCCCTCATAGTGCTGTCAACTTTCGAATCAGATCTTTTAAAATATTCCCTCACCGATAAAGTTGTAAAAGTTGGGTGGGATGACTAGTATTTTTGTGGGAAATCAAAGTTTAGGCATCATGGTATATATAATTGAAAGGTAATCATTTTTAAAGTATACATTAATACAAAAATAATCGTTAACGATGCCGAttgatgtataatatatgtataattcatgtataatatgtatataacAGTGTATAATCAGTATATAATCTATGTATACCAGCTAGAAAAAGTAAATAATGAATTTGACCTGTTATTTGTGTTAAGATTCCTTTTTTAATATGAAATTAAGTTTAGAGTTTTTGACTCGAGCTTTAAAAATGAAGAAACCTCTGATAGAGAATATTTATCCCTTAATAAACCATACATGATATGAATTCAAATTAATATAACTAATGAATATCGGATAATGAATGATTAAATTAATAAATTAGTAATTTTTGTCCCCTATTAAATTAAGTAAGTTAtctaaaataatgaataaacttttGCAAAAAACATGATTTGGTAATCAGGAAAACACAGCGTATCACTTGCTACTATATACTATTAAAGGGTCTAAGTTTTgctgtcaatatatatatatatatatatatatatatatatatatatatatatatatatatatattgttccaAGTTAAGTTACATTTAATAATAgatgctcctttttttttcttttttcattttttgtaaACCCTCTTTACCTGAAAGCTCCGCCACTGCCATCAATGTAAGTACTAACTTAAATCTTGTCTTAAAATCTTGGCACAATACTTTAAAAGCCTCTTAAACTTGCTAGTAAAttttatttatatccttgaattATAATCTGTTCCAATTGAGTACCTGAACACAAGATAACATGTTCCTATTCGACACTTCTGCCTCAAAACTTTGAAAAAGTTTCTTTACATGTTCTCAAGCGCTCATTACGTAGATAAGTTAATCATTTAAAATATATCACTTTCTCTTTTATGCAATTAGCCTCAATAAGCTGTAAATTTCAGACCTATTCAATTGATGCTGATGCATATATAGTTAAAGGACAGGACATATTTTATGTGATGAACTTACCTACATATTGAACACTTGAGAATACACGCAAAAACTTTTTCAAAAATATGCACATGCAATGTCTAATATAAGAACACTTTGTCGCGTGTTCAGTTATTCAATTGAAACATGTTATAGTTTGAGtttctaaataaaatttactaaAAAAACTAAGAGATAATCGACGTATTTAGCCAGAAGTTTTCAACACTTTTGAGTGTATATAAGGAATCACAATAACTCTTCCACACCACCCCAGCCAAAACCCTTTCTCATTCTTCCTCAAATCTTTTTCATTGAGATGGAAGAAGTTCAAATCATCTCCACATGTTTAGTCAGATCAACATCAAATGAATCAATCTGTGACAACAACACTCCTAAAGTTTCTAAAATTGATATGACACCATGGGATTTACAATTCCTCCTTCTTAACACTGTCCAAAAAGGTCTCCTATTTTACAaaccaaaagaagaagaaaacaccCTTGTCATCAAATCAACATTCATTGACCCCTTAAAAACATCCCTTTCTCACACTTTACACTTTTTTCCTCCGTTAGCCGGCCGTTATTCAACTGTTAAAAATGCTGACGATGACACGGTTTCTTTCTTCATAAACTGTAACAACGCTGGCGTGGAATTCACCCACGCTGTTAGTCCAAAATTAACTGTATCTGCAATTCTTTCTTCATCAACTTTAATAACACTGTTTCCGCTCAATAATGTTCTTAATATTGAATGTGTTACTAAGCCTTTACTTGGTGTACAAGTAACAGAACTTGTTGATGGGTACTTTATTGGGTGCACCATGAATCATGGCTTAGTAGATGGGACTTCTTTTTGGCATTTCTTGAATTCTTGGTCCGAAATTTCTCGTGGGTACGAAGTTATTTCCAAGTTCCCAGTTTTAGAACGTTATTTTCCTGAGAAAATGGATGTTCCCATTCATCTTCCCCTGAAGTTGGATGATGAAAAATTGTTTGAAAAAACTGAAGTTCCAACATTGGTGGAGAGGATTTTTCATCTTAGTAAAGAAAATATAGCTAAACTCAAAGAAAAAGCAAATTCTGAAATGGGCACTAAATCTATTTCTTCTTTGCAAGCTCACTTGGCTCATTTGTGGCGCTCAGTTACTCGTTGTCGCAGACTTGATGCTGAGGAAGAAGTCGTCATCACCCTTATCATAGGTGAGTACATTTttaattacttaattatattttgaAGTAGCTTAGATGTCTTTTTTCACATATCGGTGAGATTCAAACTTACCACCTCTATTTGTTCTGTTCTGATATCATGATTCGTATGAccactaggggtgttcatggttcggtttggatcggttattcattaaaatcataatcaaaccaatttagtcggtttttaaatgtctaaaaccataaccaaactaaataaaataataatcaccggtttggttattgtcggtttggttggatttttcggtttatgactagcagccatgtgacttatcagtaaaacattaaaaagttgaaaaaaacatgtcttttttttttgttcaaacgataacttttatttatcgtttaaggtggaacatacatcataaaaatatttttactattagtgatagtgtcatactcaagttacccaaagttgctaaactattacatatatagctaaaaactaactaagtagtggctgcaccatttttgtcatcttaatacacatacctggaaataaagtagagcataggagcttttagttgttgttacaaacatacatattaattaaacataaagactaccttaaattaaaatgaaaatatataaaataaaaaaactttgtgtaatgatcccaaactttggggcaatacttgcattttgtcctcaattctcccattttattaaaaacactttgtgtaatgatcccaaactttggggcaatacTTGCATTTGTCCTCAATTCTCCTattttattaaaaacactttgtgtaatgatcccaaactttggggcaatacTTGCATTTGTCCTCAATTCTCCTattttattaaaaacactttgtgtatgatcccaaacttcagatgtttttctatcattatccccagggCTAGGGTCTCAACTACAAAGAGTTGTTTTTTTTCTgccttttaggaggattacccacggaagaagtatcagggcattaccatgtgcttgagttgcagcaaatgctgatgttactgaagtatcttctataggaacctccaaatctacaacctctgtccttttcatatgaaaaatattagaagtttaggacccatcagacaagaaaaaagaaaggtataaattcgagaaaaaaaaagaagaaacaacctaaaatcaaatggctgacaaagaaaggctaaaaatttaagttaaagacattagactctaacgtgagcttctgttagtaggtttacacttaacacttaaagagttaaaagacttaaacaCATGGGCTTAGactattcttaaaaacatggacattaaacaatcatgtgaaataaatagaccaaaaatcaaattaatgattaaaaggtataaaatacttataattatttatgaaaaactaatattataaatataaataattataaattttatgcatataatttatcggtttgattcggttatttattcgattgttttttaatataatcataaccaaaccaaatattatcggtttttaaaatttaaaaccaaattaaaccaaaccaaatcaaatgttgatttttttattcggtttgattaaattttcggtttgattttgattttaaccaaaatcGTGAACAGCCCTAATGACCGGTATATTTAAAAGTGTAACTGTTAGAGGAAAATGTACTTTTaattatttcattatgtctttcACGCGTCATATCACGTGCGTGCAGGTTGGACTTattatccttttctttttttattcttaaTAATTAGTGCCCGCAGTTAGGTTTGAGTCGAGGACCGCAGACCGTTGTGAGACAATGTTGAATCGTGCAACTATCTAATCTTAATAAAGTTTAAGCTTTTAGTGATAATACACTTTTTTAATCCCACCATTCACTGTATGAGATGGTGTTTGACTAGAGATTGTGTTtaagaaaaagttttttttttttttaaatttatagtGTAAAATAACAATAGAAATTTATCATTATTTTCTGCACATTCTAAAGATACTttctccgtcccataataagtgtcattttagtcaaaaatacgcatattaagaaaccaataatacaatatgaagtttactaaattacctctatataataaaaataaataacttTTTCCTCTTGAGTAGAGCTTGCAAAAGTAGTAATCCTTTTGACTAATACCAAGTTATTATGTGACTTTTCCAATCATCGTGTAAATGTTGTTTTAACTTGTAagtttttgtctaagggtagagtTGGAAAAACTAGCCAATTTATGTATTGGTtttctaagatgacacttattatgggataaaTTTTTTtgactaaggtgacacttattatgagacggagggagtataagacAATATCATATGAGTCGAGACATAAGGAGtacttaattatgttttcaacaGGTACAAGATCGAGGCTAAATCCTCCTCTTCCAGAAGGGTATTTTGGAAATGCACTTCATTTCAAGCAAGTAAAGACAACTGCAGAGGAGTTGCTGGAAAATGGATTAGGATGGGCTGCAATGCAAATGAACAAGATGGTTGTTTCTCAAAATTCTGAAGAAGTGGTGCAAATGTACAAAGGTTGGGTTGAAAATCCAAGTTTAATCAGTAAGGGTTCAGTATATGGGGGGAATACTAAATTGGCCATTGGTAGTACTCCAAGGCATAGTATTTATCGTACTGATTTTGGTTGGGGAAAACCAATTGGTGTGAGGAGTGGGATGGCAAATAAAAGTGATGGGAAAATTACTTTATTTCCTGGTGCAAAAGAAGGAAGTGTAGATATTGAAGTTTGTCTTTCACCTGAGACTTTGCAAGCAATGGAGAATGATCAAGAATTCATGGAAGTTGTAACTAAGATTTAAAAATTCCTTAGTTTTGTCATGTTGTATTGCTTATTTACTTTGATTAATCAGTAATAAATACTTTTGaataagaaaataacaaaaaataagcATTCATTGTTGCTCTCAAATGTACATGCAAGTATAGGTGATTGCCAAGCGACTTAAATAGAACAATCGAACTAACATAGACATTTAAGCTCAGGTTGAAATCAATGAGAGAAGTGTTCAGAGTTATGCACAATCCTGTTGAGTATACGCTCGGATGACTAAACGATTTAATTTATCTAGTTTATTGATTAACATGGTTAATATTGCTCGTAAGAATCTTTCGAGTCCTTGCTCACCTAATCAAGTTAACCTAATGTCTATATCTCTATAGAATCATAATTAACAAGATCACACTAACAAATCTCTTTCATTAATCAAGCAAGGCAATTAGGTATATGTCTATCCTAATCGTGAATTTGTTTCTGATGCCCAGGTTATTGCAATCTGGAATATTCACTTCCCAAGTCAATTCAAGACTCGTAGATAGTATCTCACTATTAGTTGGCAGCAAAATAATTAAACCCAGAACTAATAAACAAATCAATAGAAACTCAATAATCGCCAATTTGAACTTCAGACTATTTACCTGTAAAACGGTTCAGTTGAATTTATAGACGTGGTCAAGGCCACGCGGATCAAAGTGACaaataagattatgatatgcgtATTAAGCTAATGTAAATATGCGTAAATAAAGTAAATAGTAAGGAAAAGCCTAGGGTGCAGGTAGCAATTTCAGACTTAGACTAGCTTCGTCGTTCCGATTCCAGAGCTAGGGGCACATATTCCATGTATTACGCCCCTGCCCATAATGAGCTTTAAATATATGGCAATAATGAGTAATGAAGAGGGCCATAGAGCATGATTACATCATATCTGTAAGTCCGTAACGCTTGAATCGACCAGTAACGAAAGACCGTTATGCTCTCGCCCGGAGCTGTTCTAATGCCTTACCGGGCCTGGCGCTTTTTCCGGTACCATGGTTCTACCACCGATGGTAGTCATGCTGACTCATCTTATGACTTGTCCCCTATGCCACACGTGTTTTAACTGCATTGGTACAGCTACATTCTCCGTATTTTGCCCAATACACAGACGTCAATATTCATGTAGCTCAATAACCCAAGAACTAACTATTAAAGATACAATTGAGCTAGCTTAATAATAATCATATCAGTAGATGAATTATCTGTATAAGCAATTTACTGAATTGTAGCCGCATAATGCAAGGATTAGTCATATATGAATTGTAATACATAGACTACCAATACATGAATTGTATGAATTGGTTTGTTTTAAATGTATAGTATGTAATTTAAAGCTTGTGTTTacttttaattaaaataaaataattttattacTAGTTTACCCTCGATAATATATAATTTAAAGCACGTGTttactttttttcaaaaaatactaGTATTAAAAATAAGATAATTCTTTCCACCAACCAAACCTTACCTAATGGTTGGCTGGATACAATGCTggctattaatttttttttttttttgttttttttgttttttttattacatagggcgTAGGGAAAGGGAAAATGGgagaggggattacaatgtggggatttgaaccctcaccaataaggtgaaagttcaggtagtcaaccaaTTGAGCTACTAAGTCCCTGCCAGCTATTAATTTAATGATGCACGTTttaacacaattttttttttttaaaagtttcaaCAGGTGAGTGTTCATGTTGTGTTTATGAATACTGTTATAAAATAAAAGCAGTGCAATAAATTAAAGTAGCAAAAATAGGGGAGAGAGAGAAATAGAAAGTAATACTAGTaagttttctttccttttttttttaggtATCCATTCTTATTGAAGTTGGAGGCTATTTATAAGCCTTGAATAACTTGGGCACCATGACTTGCTACATTGCAAAACTAAGGCACCATGACTTGCCACAGTGCAAGGGTCCCACATGGTCATCCACCAATTTATTATTCACAACACTCTCGCTTGGATgtccatgtaaaaaaaaaaaaaatctagtgaaAAACCTTTCCAGGAAAACCCACTGGGACAAAACCTtagttaaggaaaaaagagtgcagcgcGTATTTTACTAGTAATCTCTTAATGAGGAGTACTCCCCCCGATGAAAACATCACTCAATGTCTCGAAAATGATGCATTCCAATCTTGTGTATTAGCTTCTCAAATATTGAGATTGGCAATGCCTTAGTGAACATATCCGCCATATTATCAGAATTTGTTCAATATCTATTTCATCTTTCTGTTGAAGATCGTGTTGAACTTTGACGAAATGAGCTTTATTTCGTCTCCTTTGATACATCATTCTTTCAATTGAGTTATGAAAGATTCGTATAATATTGTTGGAATCTTCATCTTCAAATAAATATCACATGATTGGAAAATGTGTTGAGGTATTGATCTTAGCCAGATACATTCCTGACTTACTTTACAAGTTGCTGATATCCTAACAGACTTGAATAACTATAATCGACTGTCATGTAGAACGTCATATTATGGCAGCATCCTCACATGCTCACATATAATTTGTTTGAGATCTAACTTTATAGAGATCATATGAATGCCCTGCATTTCATAACCAACAAATCTTGATAATATTGGTTAGAATCAATAAATTCATATCATTATTTGATTCATCCTGATGTCTCCATGAATAAAAGTGAGGCTATATCTTGCCT includes these proteins:
- the LOC132612040 gene encoding uncharacterized acetyltransferase At3g50280-like produces the protein MEEVQIISTCLVRSTSNESICDNNTPKVSKIDMTPWDLQFLLLNTVQKGLLFYKPKEEENTLVIKSTFIDPLKTSLSHTLHFFPPLAGRYSTVKNADDDTVSFFINCNNAGVEFTHAVSPKLTVSAILSSSTLITLFPLNNVLNIECVTKPLLGVQVTELVDGYFIGCTMNHGLVDGTSFWHFLNSWSEISRGYEVISKFPVLERYFPEKMDVPIHLPLKLDDEKLFEKTEVPTLVERIFHLSKENIAKLKEKANSEMGTKSISSLQAHLAHLWRSVTRCRRLDAEEEVVITLIIGTRSRLNPPLPEGYFGNALHFKQVKTTAEELLENGLGWAAMQMNKMVVSQNSEEVVQMYKGWVENPSLISKGSVYGGNTKLAIGSTPRHSIYRTDFGWGKPIGVRSGMANKSDGKITLFPGAKEGSVDIEVCLSPETLQAMENDQEFMEVVTKI